A window from Diachasmimorpha longicaudata isolate KC_UGA_2023 chromosome 5, iyDiaLong2, whole genome shotgun sequence encodes these proteins:
- the LOC135163093 gene encoding histone-lysine N-methyltransferase E(z) isoform X1, translating to MSKTKVPAEWKKRVKLEYVKLREKKRDKRADEVKIAWNQNRKVMTELLVTEQKRWADGKAMWLAMQDVPAHVSCMKKGEVTSSDGDTQNFPVKIINAVTPIPTMYTWAPIQQNFMVEDETVLHNIPYMGDEILDQDGTFIEELIKNYDGKVHGDRESGFMDDQLFVDLVNELVKYEKDDKEKEVPRRTRDDKEKKEIDGRPEKPEEVKDEKDVVRFPSMQVFNAISSQFSDKGRPEELREKYIELTERSDPNVLPPECTPNIDGVNAKNVPREQTMHSFHTLFCRRCFKYDCFLHPARGTSPQGLQVCHPGPNLQKRKGPDLKPFSDPCGTECYMHLEVNYSLNLQEGMKEKLAAQAADNKDDEGDDKRPRKVRKQASVDSGNEASSEDSNDSNKYSQGGSCQDFKQNVNQDSKPEEMEEEQAQPDHQSPFTLLGLDKRVKTESEYSWTGSEQSLFRILHKAFPGNPCALAQIMLTKTCQEVYEFAQKEEHDIPAIESMKDFTPPRKKKKKHRLWSMHCRKIQLKKDSGANHVHNFAPCDHPGRACDNSCPCIQAQNFCEKFCQCSTECQNRFPGCRCKAQCNTKQCPCYLAVRECDPDLCQTCGADQFHITKISCKNVSVQRGLHKHLLMAPSDVAGWGIFLKESAAKNEFISEYCGEIISQDEADRRGKVYDKYMCSFLFNLNNDFVVDATRKGNKIRFANHSINPNCYAKVMMVNGDHRIGIFAKRAIQPGEELFFDYRYGPTEQLKFVGIEREMEFL from the exons ATGTCGAAGACTAAAGTTCCAGCAGAGTGGAAAAAACGGGTGAAGTTGGAATATGTCAAGttaagagagaaaaagagagataAGCGTGCAGATGAGGTCAAAATCGCGTGGAATCAAAACCGGAAGGTTATGACGG AACTCCTGGTTACCGAACAAAAACGATGGGCCGATGGCAAAGCTATGTGGCTGGCAATGCAAGATGTTCCAGCTCACGTCTCATGCATGAAGAAGGGAGAAGTCACGAGCTCCGATGGAGATACCCAGAACTTCCCCGTGAAGATCATCAATGCTGTCACTCCGATTCCCACTATGTACACGTGGGCACCGATACAGCAAAATTTCATGGTTGAGGATGAGACTGTCCTGCATAATATACCATACATGGGAGATGAAATATTGGATCAGGACGGGACGTTTATTGAGGAGCTCATCAAGAATTACGATGGAAAG gtACATGGAGACAGAGAATCTGGCTTCATGGACGACCAATTGTTCGTTGATCTCGTGAATGAGCTAGTGAAGTATGAGAAAGACGACAAGGAGAAGGAAGTACCGAGGAGAACGAGGGACGACaaggagaaaaaagaaattgacgGAAGGCCAGAGAAGCCAGAGGAAGTGAAGGATGAGAAAGATGTTGTACGTTTCCCTTCCATGCAGGTCTTCAAT GCTATCTCCAGTCAGTTCTCGGATAAAGGACGGCCAGAGGAGCTTCGCGAAAAGTACATCGAGCTGACAGAGAGATCTGACCCGAATGTATTGCCTCCCGAGTGCACTCCAAATATCGACGGAGTGAATGCTAAAAATGTACCCAGGGAACAGACTATGCACTCTTTCCACACTTTGTTCTGCAGGAGGTGCTTCAAATACGACTGTTTTCTACATC CAGCCAGGGGAACCTCACCGCAAG GGCTTCAAGTTTGCCATCCTGGACCAAATTTGCAGAAGCGGAAGGGGCCTGATCTCAAGCCCTTTTCCGATCCCTGTGGTACTGAATGTTACATGCATCTG GAAGTGAATTACTCCCTCAATTTGCAGGAAGGGATGAAAGAGAAGTTGGCCGCTCAGGCTGCCGATAACAAAGACGACGAGGGGGATGACAAACGTCCTCGTAAAGTTCGTAAACAAGCTAGTGTTGATTCTGGTAATGAGGCTAGCAGTGAAGACAGTAATGACAGCAACAAGTACAGCCAGGGTGGTAGTTGTCAAG atTTCAAACAAAACGTGAATCAGGACTCGAAACCGGAGGAAATGGAGGAAGAGCAAGCCCAGCCTGATCACCAGAGTCCCTTCACTCTCTTGGGTCTTGACAAACGCGTGAAAACCGAGAGTGAGTACTCCTGGACAGGCTCTGAACAGAGTCTCTTCCGAATCCTCCACAAAGCATTCCCAGGGAACCCCTGCGCCCTAGCACAAATAATGTTGACTAAAACCTGCCAGGAAGTATACGAATTCGCTCAGAAAGAAGAGCACGACATTCCAGCCATCGAGAGTATGAAGGACTTCACACCACCcaggaagaagaagaagaagcatCGTCTCTG gtcCATGCACTGtagaaaaattcaactcaAGAAGGACTCAGGTGCTAATCACGTTCACAATTTTGCCCCCTGCGACCATCCAGGACGAGCATGTGACAATTCTTGTCCCTGCATTCAGGCCCAGAACTTCTGTGAAAAGTTCTGTCAATGCAGTACTGAATGCCAGAATAGATTTCCTGGATGTCGATGTAAAGCGCAATGTAATACAAAACAATGTCCCTGCTATTTGGCAGTCAGAGAATGTGATCCAGACTTGTGTCAAACTTGTGGTGCCGATCAGTTTcacataacaaaaatttcatgCAAAAATGTCAGTGTCCAGAGGGGACTGCATAAGCATCTGCTCATGGCACCCTCAGACGTCGCTGGATGGGGCATTTTTCTGAAGGAATCAGCTGCCAAGAATGAATTCATATCTGAGTATTGTGGCGAAATTATCAGTCAAGATGAGGCTGATAGAAGGGGAAAAGTTTACGACAAATACATGTGCAGTTTTCTGTTCAATCTTAACAATGACTTTGTCGTTGATGCCACGAGGAAGGGGAATAAAATACGATTCGCCAATCACTCCATCAATCCGAACTGTTATGCCAAGGTAATGATGGTTAATGGAGATCACAGGATCGGCATTTTTGCCAAACGGGCGATTCAACCAGGCGAGGAATTGTTTTTCGATTAcag ATATGGACCGACGGAGCAGCTGAAGTTCGTCGGGATCGAGCGTGAGATGGAGTTCCTTTGA